A stretch of DNA from Acropora palmata chromosome 12, jaAcrPala1.3, whole genome shotgun sequence:
GTGCCGATAATTTAAGGAGAATTGTTATGAGACTCCCTTTCCATCTTCGCACAAAGTTCGTTGAGGTTGCTGATCAGATTCAACAAAGTGGACAACGTCCTAATATCAGTCACATTGCCGAATTTGTAAAAGTGAAGGCTCGCGCTGCAATTAAACCCAGTATTTGGATGTTTGATGGACACAGAACGAGAGAGAACAGACAATCTGAGGCGAAGACCGAAGACTAGAAAACCTTTATTTCCAAATGAGCGAGGTACCGCCTTTAACACTAGAGAAACAGAACTCAGAGAATCCTCAAGTGACTCTCCAAATTCCGAATTCCCTTCGACAAAGTACCAGAAGTGTCCAGTGTGCAGCGCAGCCCATCCGTTGGTGAGGTGTCACATTTTTGCTGAGAAACCCTATGAAGAGCGTCTGCAAGTGATGCGAAAGGCTCAACTATGTCACAATTGCTTTAAGTACGGCCATATAGCTGTGGGGTGCTTGGCGAAGAAAGCCTGCGACGTTCCAGGCTGTCGAAGGAAACACCACCCCTTGCTCCACCCTCCATCTCAGCCAGCCAATAGAAGCACAACCGGAGTTTCAGACCAGGAAGTACAATTGGAAAGCGGCACAGCGTTACAGACCAATAGTTCTTCAGCTAAAGTAGGAAGAGTCTGCCTGCGAATAGTTCCTGTAAGGGTACGAAGAAATGACTTAAGCAAGACTGTGGAAACGTACGCTCTTCTCGACACTGGGTCAGATGTTTCCCTATGTGACAAGAATCTAGCGACGGAGCTTGGAATTCAAGGCCAACAGAAAGCATTTTTTCTGACAACCCAAGAAAGAGAGACTAGCCCAAGATTTGGCACTGAAATCAGCTTAACGGTAGAATCTCTCGATGGTACTGACAAAATAGAAGTAAATAGGCTGTGGACCGTGGACAGATTGAACGCTTCAAGTCGAAGCATTCCTTCCGAACTGGATACCAAGCAGTGGCCACATCTGGCTGACCTCAGCTTACCAAGCATCGAAGAAAGGGAAGTTCGATTAATCATTGGCACGAATACCCCAGAGGCCTTCTGGATATTAGAAGAAAGACGCGGTGGTAAAGGGGAACCTTATGCAATACGTACACCTCTTGGCTGGGCACTCATAGGCCCAATGACGAATGTTCAAGATGATTTGCGTCACCCTactgtaaattttgttagatCCACTGAAGTCATGAAAGACACCCAAGACCTCCTCATGCAGCAGATAGAAAGATTCTGGGCAACGGAAACAATTGGAGTGGAAACTGAATCCAAGGCCTGTATGTCTCTAGAAGACAAGAAAGCTCTCAGGAACATGGAACAATCAGTTAAACTGCAAGAAGGACACTACAAGGTAGCGCTACCTTGGAGAGAGTTCCCACCTTTCTTGCCTTACAACAGATCCTTTGCAGAACGAAGACTGCGAATGTTAAAGAGAAGATTCTTGCAAGATAACGAACTTTTCAAGAATTAAAAAGGCACAATGCAAAAATATCTTGCTGACGGCCATGCAAGAAGAGTACCACCCGAAGAGCTTCATGTGAAAAACAGACCGCTGTGGTATCTACCTCACCACCACGTACTGAACAAGCCTGGAAAGACTAGAGTGGTGTTCGACTGTGCAGCAAAGTACAGAGGCACATCCCTCAATGACCAACTCTTAACAGGACCAGACCTTACAAATTCCATTCTTGGTGTCTTGACCAGATTTCGTGAGGATCGCGTGGCACTGTCTGCAGACATCGAGTGTATGTTCCATCAGATTAGAGTTTCACCTGCAGACCGCGACGCGTTCAGATTTCTTTGGTGGCCAACTGGCGATTTAAATCAAGAAGCAGTCGATCATCGAATGGAAGTCCATTTATTTGGCGCAACATCATCGCCAAGCTGCTCTGGTTTTGCCTTGAGAAAAACGGCCGAAGATAATAAAGAAGACTTTGAAGAGGAAGTTGTGAAGACCGTCAAGAGACATTTTTATGTAGACGATTGTCTCAAATCAGTAAAGTCTGTTGACTGTGCCATCCAGATCGTATTGCAGCTACGTAACCTCCTCTCCAAAGGTGGATTTCGACTCACAAAATGGCTGAGCAACAATTCAAAGGTACTAAATTTCATCCCGCACGAAGAGAGAGCCCCATCGTTATTGGACCTCGACCTTGACAAAGACAAACCACCCATTCAACGAGCATTGG
This window harbors:
- the LOC141860818 gene encoding uncharacterized protein LOC141860818, with amino-acid sequence MRKAQLCHNCFKYGHIAVGCLAKKACDVPGCRRKHHPLLHPPSQPANRSTTGVSDQEVQLESGTALQTNSSSAKVGRVCLRIVPVRVRRNDLSKTVETYALLDTGSDVSLCDKNLATELGIQGQQKAFFLTTQERETSPRFGTEISLTVESLDGTDKIEVNRLWTVDRLNASSRSIPSELDTKQWPHLADLSLPSIEEREVRLIIGTNTPEAFWILEERRGGKGEPYAIRTPLGWALIGPMTNVQDDLRHPTVNFVRSTEVMKDTQDLLMQQIERFWATETIGVETESKACMSLEDKKALRNMEQSVKLQEGHYKVALPWREFPPFLPYNRSFAERRLRMLKRRFLQDNELFKN